The Xenorhabdus doucetiae genome has a window encoding:
- a CDS encoding baseplate complex protein — protein MSQIITLALDGEAIPLKSLTVTPSVMFQDQDQSGQSSSTAVAEQGIKPKELRITGVIPFTEQKTLSRLFALAEAKENGNLKRYRVANLTAQAINFRIGTFTGTIDASKVDGKQAWQVTFTLREHLSVSEKRDARAAGNIPAKKQTGQGGSAAKEEPEQLSWFERKVLKPINDKIGAANETD, from the coding sequence ATGAGCCAAATTATCACCCTCGCCCTTGACGGCGAGGCCATCCCCTTAAAAAGCCTGACCGTCACCCCTTCGGTGATGTTTCAGGATCAAGACCAAAGCGGGCAGTCATCCAGCACCGCTGTAGCGGAACAGGGCATTAAGCCGAAAGAACTGCGCATCACGGGCGTGATTCCCTTTACTGAACAGAAAACCTTGTCGCGCCTGTTTGCGCTGGCCGAAGCCAAGGAAAACGGCAACCTGAAACGCTACCGGGTTGCCAACCTGACTGCGCAGGCCATTAATTTTCGCATTGGCACGTTCACGGGCACGATTGATGCCAGCAAGGTGGACGGCAAGCAGGCATGGCAGGTCACTTTTACCTTACGGGAACATTTATCGGTGTCGGAGAAACGCGATGCCCGTGCGGCCGGCAATATTCCGGCCAAAAAGCAGACCGGACAGGGCGGCAGTGCCGCCAAGGAAGAGCCGGAACAGTTAAGCTGGTTTGAACGAAAAGTGCTGAAACCGATTAATGACAAAATAGGGGCAGCTAATGAAACCGATTAA
- a CDS encoding type II toxin-antitoxin system HicB family antitoxin: MRYPVNIEEDGTNLFVSFPDIPEALTCGDDLADAKAMAYDALLTAFSMYFDDEDKEIPLPGHTVTEHYIDIPASVAAKILLLNAMVRSGVSRSELGRRVGIQKQNVKQLLDVYHATKIDTIEKALSSLGYELILTAA; the protein is encoded by the coding sequence ATGCGATATCCAGTCAATATCGAAGAAGACGGAACGAACTTGTTTGTCTCGTTCCCTGATATACCCGAAGCACTAACGTGCGGCGATGATTTGGCCGACGCAAAAGCGATGGCCTATGATGCGTTACTCACTGCTTTTTCCATGTACTTTGATGATGAGGATAAAGAAATTCCGTTACCAGGTCATACGGTAACAGAACACTATATTGATATTCCGGCCAGCGTTGCAGCTAAAATACTTTTGCTTAATGCAATGGTAAGGTCAGGCGTCAGCCGTTCGGAACTGGGGCGCCGTGTTGGCATTCAAAAGCAGAACGTCAAGCAATTGCTGGATGTGTATCACGCGACAAAGATTGACACAATAGAAAAGGCGCTATCAAGTTTAGGTTATGAATTAATCCTAACGGCTGCTTAA
- the rpoD gene encoding RNA polymerase sigma factor RpoD translates to MEQNPQSQLKLLVTRGKEQGYLTYAEVNDHLPEDIVDSDQIEDIIQMINDMGIQVMEEAPDADDLMLAENTNDTDEDAAEAAAQVLSSVESEIGRTTDPVRMYMREMGTVELLTREGEIDIAKRIEDGINQVQCSVAEYPEAITYLLEQFDRVESGESRLSDLITGFVDPNAEEDLTPSATHVGSELPQEELDDEDDEDEESEDDSDSEDDNSIDPELARQKFCELREQYELTRQAIKAYGRSHSNTAAEILTLSEVFKQFRLVPKQFDHLVNNMRSMMDRVRLQERQIMKMCVEQCKMPKKNFITLFSGNETTDTWFTAAKAMNKPWSDKLLEVEEEVMRSLQKLRQIEEETGLTIEQVKDINRRMSIGEAKARRAKKEMVEANLRLVISIAKKYTNRGLQFLDLIQEGNIGLMKAVDKFEYRRGYKFSTYATWWIRQAITRSIADQARTIRIPVHMIETINKLNRISRQMLQEMGREPSPEELAERMLMPEDKIRKVLKIAKEPISMETPVGDDEDSHLGDFIEDTTLELPLDSATSESLRSATHDVLAGLTAREAKVLRMRFGIDMNTDHTLEEVGKQFDVTRERIRQIEAKALRKLRHPSRSEVLRSFLDD, encoded by the coding sequence ATGGAGCAAAACCCGCAGTCACAGCTAAAGCTACTTGTCACCCGAGGTAAGGAGCAAGGCTATCTGACCTATGCTGAGGTCAATGACCATCTGCCGGAAGATATCGTCGATTCTGATCAGATAGAAGATATCATCCAAATGATCAATGACATGGGCATCCAGGTGATGGAAGAAGCACCTGATGCCGATGATCTCATGTTGGCAGAAAACACAAACGACACAGATGAAGACGCTGCGGAAGCGGCTGCACAAGTGTTATCGAGTGTCGAGTCAGAAATCGGCCGTACCACCGATCCGGTTCGCATGTACATGCGTGAAATGGGTACGGTTGAGCTTTTGACTCGCGAAGGTGAGATTGACATTGCAAAGCGCATTGAAGATGGCATCAACCAAGTGCAGTGCTCCGTTGCTGAATACCCTGAAGCGATTACTTACCTGCTGGAACAGTTCGACCGTGTTGAATCTGGCGAGAGCCGCCTGTCCGATTTGATCACGGGTTTCGTTGATCCTAACGCAGAAGAAGATCTGACACCTTCAGCCACACACGTTGGCTCAGAACTTCCTCAGGAAGAGCTTGATGACGAAGATGACGAGGATGAAGAGAGTGAAGATGATTCTGACAGCGAAGATGATAACAGCATCGATCCAGAACTCGCTCGCCAGAAATTTTGCGAACTGCGTGAACAATATGAACTGACTCGTCAGGCGATCAAGGCTTATGGTCGCAGCCATTCCAATACCGCGGCAGAAATATTGACTTTATCTGAAGTATTCAAACAGTTCCGTCTGGTACCAAAACAGTTTGATCATCTGGTCAACAACATGCGTTCCATGATGGATCGCGTCCGTCTTCAAGAGCGTCAAATCATGAAGATGTGTGTTGAGCAGTGCAAGATGCCGAAGAAAAACTTCATCACGCTATTTTCTGGCAATGAAACCACCGACACTTGGTTCACCGCGGCAAAAGCCATGAACAAGCCGTGGTCTGACAAATTGCTGGAAGTTGAAGAAGAAGTGATGCGTAGCCTGCAAAAGTTACGCCAGATTGAAGAAGAAACCGGCCTGACCATTGAACAGGTCAAAGATATCAACCGTCGCATGTCAATCGGTGAAGCGAAAGCCCGCCGTGCGAAAAAAGAGATGGTTGAAGCCAACCTGCGTCTGGTTATTTCGATTGCGAAGAAATATACCAACCGTGGCCTGCAATTCTTGGATTTGATTCAGGAAGGTAATATCGGTTTGATGAAAGCGGTTGATAAATTTGAATACCGTCGTGGTTACAAATTCTCAACTTACGCGACATGGTGGATCCGTCAGGCAATCACACGTTCTATCGCGGATCAGGCACGTACCATTCGTATTCCGGTACACATGATTGAAACCATCAACAAACTCAACCGTATTTCCCGCCAGATGTTGCAGGAAATGGGGCGTGAGCCTTCACCGGAAGAGCTGGCAGAGCGCATGTTGATGCCGGAAGACAAGATCCGCAAGGTACTGAAAATTGCCAAAGAGCCAATCTCCATGGAAACCCCTGTGGGTGATGATGAAGATTCACATCTGGGCGATTTCATCGAGGATACCACGCTTGAACTGCCGCTGGATTCAGCAACGTCAGAAAGCCTGCGTTCAGCAACCCACGATGTGCTGGCGGGTCTGACCGCACGTGAAGCGAAAGTTCTGCGTATGCGTTTTGGTATCGATATGAACACTGACCATACGCTGGAAGAAGTGGGTAAACAATTTGACGTCACCCGCGAGCGTATTCGCCAGATCGAAGCAAAAGCACTACGTAAACTGCGCCATCCAAGCCGTTCCGAAGTATTGCGCAGCTTCCTTGATGACTAA
- a CDS encoding multifunctional CCA addition/repair protein, producing MKVYLVGGAVRDQLLGLPITERDWVVVGSHPEELISQGYQQVGKDFPVFLHPKTHEEYALARTERKSGRGYTGFSCYAAPDVTLEEDLLRRDLTINAIAQTPDGELIDPYHGANDLNNRLLRHVSSAFTEDPLRVLRLARFAARFAHLGFFIAPETQSLIAEMVASGELSSLTPERVWRETEKALTSPSPQVYFQVLRDCGALAVLFPEIDNLFGAALVKHDAGLHALQVLQISTQLSEETDIRFASLCSHIEMTSLKQMCERLRIPNSARDLAMIVTQYHGWVHSAEQLSPEALLTLFNAVDAWRKPQRIEQLIICSEADHCGYAGKETASYPQAGYLREVFAIARQVSVQDVIARGFQGAEIRTELERQRHMAIADWKQSSVD from the coding sequence GTGAAAGTCTATTTGGTTGGCGGCGCAGTGCGCGATCAATTGTTGGGTCTGCCTATCACCGAACGGGATTGGGTTGTCGTCGGAAGTCACCCAGAAGAGTTAATTTCTCAGGGATACCAACAGGTTGGCAAGGATTTTCCGGTTTTCCTGCATCCTAAGACCCATGAAGAGTATGCGCTGGCTCGCACCGAAAGAAAATCCGGTCGGGGATATACCGGTTTTAGCTGTTATGCTGCTCCCGATGTGACGCTGGAAGAAGATCTGTTGCGCCGTGATTTAACGATTAACGCCATTGCACAAACACCTGACGGTGAATTAATCGATCCTTATCATGGTGCTAATGATCTCAACAATCGCCTGTTGCGCCATGTCTCCTCTGCGTTTACAGAAGATCCGTTGCGTGTGCTGCGTTTGGCGCGTTTTGCGGCTCGCTTTGCCCATTTAGGCTTTTTCATTGCACCAGAAACGCAATCACTTATTGCAGAAATGGTTGCAAGTGGTGAATTGTCCTCATTGACCCCTGAGCGCGTTTGGCGGGAAACTGAAAAGGCACTCACCTCACCATCACCCCAAGTCTATTTTCAGGTTCTGCGTGATTGCGGGGCATTGGCGGTACTCTTTCCTGAGATCGATAATCTGTTTGGCGCTGCTCTGGTTAAACATGACGCCGGGCTTCATGCACTACAGGTTTTGCAAATATCCACCCAATTGAGTGAAGAGACCGACATTCGTTTTGCCTCACTATGCAGCCACATCGAAATGACATCGCTGAAACAGATGTGCGAACGGCTGCGCATTCCCAACTCAGCGCGCGACTTAGCGATGATCGTGACGCAATACCACGGCTGGGTACATAGCGCAGAACAATTGTCACCAGAAGCCCTGCTGACCCTGTTTAATGCCGTGGATGCCTGGCGCAAGCCACAACGCATTGAACAACTGATTATCTGTAGTGAAGCAGACCATTGTGGGTACGCCGGAAAGGAAACTGCATCTTACCCACAAGCGGGTTATTTACGTGAAGTGTTTGCCATTGCCCGTCAAGTCAGCGTTCAAGACGTCATTGCCCGAGGATTTCAGGGCGCAGAAATTCGCACCGAACTGGAACGCCAACGGCACATGGCCATCGCAGACTGGAAACAATCGTCGGTTGATTAA
- the plsY gene encoding glycerol-3-phosphate 1-O-acyltransferase PlsY: MSAIALGMIIFAYLCGSISSAILICRLAGLPNPRQHGSGNPGATNVLRIGGKWAAFAVLVCDVLKGLIPVWLAYKLDISPFYLGIIAIAACLGHIYPIFFHFKGGKGVATAFGAIAAIGWDLMGLVAGTWLLTVLLSGYSSLGAIVSALIAPFYVWWFKPEFTFPVAMLSCLVLVRHHDNIQRLWRGQESRIWQKLKKKQEMTDKEKIQETKEQEQQDD; encoded by the coding sequence ATGAGTGCAATCGCGCTTGGCATGATCATCTTCGCGTATTTATGTGGCTCTATATCCAGCGCGATATTGATCTGCCGTTTGGCAGGGCTTCCCAACCCCCGTCAGCATGGTTCCGGCAACCCAGGGGCAACGAATGTACTGCGCATCGGCGGTAAGTGGGCTGCATTCGCCGTACTGGTTTGTGATGTTTTAAAAGGGCTGATACCGGTTTGGCTGGCATACAAACTCGACATTTCCCCGTTTTATTTAGGCATTATCGCCATTGCTGCCTGTCTGGGGCACATTTATCCCATCTTCTTCCATTTCAAGGGCGGAAAAGGCGTAGCCACCGCTTTTGGTGCCATTGCCGCCATCGGTTGGGATCTGATGGGGTTAGTCGCCGGGACATGGTTACTCACGGTGCTGTTAAGCGGCTACTCATCATTGGGCGCCATCGTCAGCGCACTTATCGCCCCTTTCTATGTCTGGTGGTTCAAACCTGAATTCACGTTTCCCGTTGCCATGCTGTCATGTCTGGTGCTGGTACGCCATCACGATAATATTCAACGCCTGTGGCGAGGGCAGGAAAGCCGCATCTGGCAGAAATTGAAAAAGAAACAGGAAATGACGGATAAAGAGAAAATTCAAGAAACTAAAGAACAAGAGCAGCAAGACGACTAA
- the tsaD gene encoding tRNA (adenosine(37)-N6)-threonylcarbamoyltransferase complex transferase subunit TsaD produces the protein MRVLGIETSCDETGIAIYDDKTGLLANQLYSQVKLHADYGGVVPELASRDHIRKTVPLIQASLQEAGLTSQDIDAVAYTAGPGLVGALLVGATIGRSLAFAWGVPAIPVHHMEGHLLAPMLEENSPEFPFVALLVSGGHTQLISVTGIGEYTLLGESIDDAAGEAFDKTAKLLGLDYPGGPLLSRMAQQGKAGRFVFPRPMTDRPGLDFSFSGLKTFAANTIRNNIHGHDVAEDEQTKADIARAFEDAVVDTLAIKCKRALEQTGFKRLVMAGGVSANRTLRSKMQEVMEKQGGEVFYARPEFCTDNGAMIALAGMIRLQGGTAGELGVTVKARWPLADLPALQK, from the coding sequence ATGCGAGTTTTAGGTATAGAAACGTCCTGCGATGAAACCGGAATCGCAATTTATGATGACAAAACCGGTCTGCTAGCCAATCAATTGTACAGTCAGGTCAAGCTGCATGCTGATTATGGCGGTGTCGTGCCTGAACTGGCGTCCCGTGACCACATTCGTAAAACGGTTCCTTTAATTCAGGCGTCTTTGCAAGAAGCGGGCCTGACGAGTCAAGACATTGATGCAGTTGCTTACACCGCAGGGCCGGGATTGGTTGGTGCATTGCTGGTTGGGGCAACCATCGGGCGTTCACTGGCATTTGCGTGGGGTGTACCGGCGATTCCTGTGCATCATATGGAAGGCCATTTGTTGGCACCGATGCTGGAAGAAAACAGCCCTGAGTTTCCCTTTGTTGCCTTACTGGTTTCAGGCGGTCATACCCAGCTTATTAGCGTGACAGGTATTGGTGAATACACCTTGTTGGGTGAATCCATTGATGATGCCGCAGGTGAGGCTTTTGACAAGACAGCCAAACTGCTTGGTTTGGATTATCCGGGCGGGCCATTGCTTTCCCGCATGGCGCAACAGGGCAAGGCAGGGCGTTTTGTCTTCCCACGTCCGATGACCGATCGTCCGGGGCTGGATTTCAGTTTCTCCGGCCTGAAAACGTTCGCCGCGAATACGATCCGCAATAATATTCATGGTCATGATGTCGCTGAGGATGAGCAAACCAAGGCGGATATTGCCCGCGCATTTGAAGATGCAGTGGTGGATACGTTGGCGATTAAGTGTAAGCGAGCGTTGGAACAGACGGGATTCAAGCGCTTGGTGATGGCGGGTGGCGTGAGTGCAAACCGAACCTTGCGTAGCAAGATGCAGGAAGTGATGGAAAAGCAGGGAGGCGAAGTCTTCTATGCCCGACCTGAATTCTGTACTGATAACGGGGCCATGATCGCACTGGCCGGCATGATCCGCTTGCAAGGCGGCACTGCCGGTGAATTAGGCGTAACGGTGAAAGCCCGTTGGCCGCTGGCGGATCTTCCTGCTCTGCAAAAATAA
- a CDS encoding tail fiber assembly protein yields MNYIYSAKTNAFYPVDWKSDYINAGSWPDDGIVVNQAVFNEFAGNEPPIGKLRIAGYGGLPAWGDIPPPTPEELQSQAEQEKRQLLRVANEKIGICQDAVDLNIATVSEKVVLNEWRRYRVLLNRVDCSTAPDIDWPEQPE; encoded by the coding sequence ATGAATTATATCTATAGTGCAAAAACTAACGCATTCTACCCGGTTGATTGGAAATCAGATTACATTAACGCAGGGTCATGGCCGGATGATGGGATAGTGGTTAATCAGGCTGTTTTCAACGAATTTGCAGGCAATGAGCCACCCATAGGGAAACTGCGCATTGCTGGTTATGGCGGATTACCTGCATGGGGAGATATTCCACCGCCGACACCGGAGGAATTGCAGAGCCAGGCAGAACAGGAAAAAAGGCAATTGTTGCGCGTTGCTAATGAAAAAATTGGTATTTGTCAGGATGCAGTTGACTTGAATATCGCTACAGTTTCGGAAAAAGTTGTTTTAAACGAATGGCGACGCTATAGGGTATTACTCAACCGAGTGGATTGCTCGACCGCCCCTGATATCGATTGGCCGGAGCAACCCGAATAA
- a CDS encoding type II toxin-antitoxin system HicA family toxin, translating into MKQSEFRRWLESQGVKIKNGKNHLILLYGDARSAMPRHPSKEINEKLRLGILKQLKLK; encoded by the coding sequence GTGAAGCAGAGTGAGTTCAGGCGGTGGCTTGAGTCTCAAGGGGTGAAAATCAAGAATGGAAAGAATCACTTGATACTCTTATATGGAGACGCGAGAAGTGCAATGCCAAGACATCCGAGCAAAGAGATTAACGAAAAATTAAGGTTAGGTATCCTTAAACAGTTAAAACTCAAATAA
- the folB gene encoding bifunctional dihydroneopterin aldolase/7,8-dihydroneopterin epimerase, with the protein MDIVFIEELTVITTIGVYDWEQTIKQKLVLDIEMGWDNKRASSSDNVEHCLDYAKVSEAIIHHLSGQCFALVERVAEEVAGILLNQFHSPWVRVKISKPGAVAHAKSVGVVIERNAG; encoded by the coding sequence ATGGATATCGTATTTATTGAAGAATTAACCGTGATTACCACGATTGGTGTTTATGACTGGGAACAGACCATTAAGCAGAAATTAGTGCTCGATATCGAAATGGGATGGGACAACAAACGCGCTTCTTCCAGTGATAATGTGGAGCACTGTCTGGATTATGCCAAGGTGAGTGAAGCGATTATTCATCATCTGTCAGGGCAATGTTTTGCGCTGGTCGAACGGGTTGCCGAAGAAGTGGCCGGTATTTTGCTAAATCAATTTCATTCACCTTGGGTCAGGGTGAAAATCAGTAAACCCGGTGCGGTCGCACACGCTAAAAGCGTAGGCGTAGTCATTGAGCGGAATGCGGGCTAA
- the rpsU gene encoding 30S ribosomal protein S21, whose amino-acid sequence MPVIKVRENEPFDVALRRFKRSCEKAGVLAEVRRREFYEKPTTERKRAKASAVKRHAKKLARENARRTRLY is encoded by the coding sequence ATGCCAGTAATTAAAGTACGTGAAAACGAGCCATTTGACGTAGCACTGCGTCGCTTTAAGCGTTCTTGCGAGAAAGCAGGCGTATTAGCAGAAGTTCGTCGTCGTGAGTTCTATGAAAAACCAACGACTGAGCGCAAACGCGCTAAAGCTTCTGCTGTTAAGCGTCATGCTAAGAAGCTGGCTCGTGAAAACGCACGCCGCACTCGTTTGTACTAA
- the dnaG gene encoding DNA primase, with product MAGRIPRAFINDLLARTDIIDLIDVRVPLKKKGKNHQACCPFHNEKTPSFTVNGDKQFYHCFGCGAHGNAIDFLMNYDRLDFVESIEELATMHGLEVPYEAGSGGGQIERHQRQNLYQLMDKLNSFYQHSLNSPGARSARQYLNQRGLSEEIIQRFAIGFAPNGWNNVLTTFAHNEEEQQQLDDAGMLVTNDQGQTYDRFRGRVMFPIRDRRGRVIAFGGRVLGDALPKYLNSPETDIFHKGRQLYGLYEAQQNHKSLTRLLVVEGYMDVVALAQFGIDYAVASLGTSTTAEHVQLLFRTTDNVICCYDGDRAGRDAAWRTLETALPYLNDGRQLRFMFLPDGEDPDSLVRKEGREAFEQRMEKALTLSAFLFESLLPQVDLSNPEGTTKLSSLAMPLISKIPGETLRLYLLQELGNLLGTPDTTQLERFLAKLVKKDTNTYQALKLKPTTMRILIALLVQNPHLATLVPPLQGMFSTQIAGLPLFIELVDTCLAQPGLTTGQLLEQYRDNKYAKQLEKLAAWNDIQIEEIAEKTFGDALNHLFASALDERFNFLMAKERTEGLTPEERKEVWLISESSARK from the coding sequence ATGGCTGGACGAATTCCACGCGCATTTATCAATGACTTATTAGCAAGAACCGATATCATTGATTTGATCGATGTTAGGGTGCCTTTGAAAAAGAAAGGTAAAAATCATCAAGCGTGCTGTCCTTTTCATAACGAAAAAACCCCTTCATTCACGGTTAATGGCGACAAACAGTTTTACCATTGCTTCGGTTGCGGAGCGCATGGTAATGCCATTGATTTTTTGATGAATTATGACCGATTAGACTTTGTCGAATCCATCGAAGAACTGGCAACCATGCACGGGCTGGAAGTGCCCTACGAAGCAGGCTCCGGTGGCGGTCAAATTGAACGTCACCAAAGGCAAAATCTTTACCAGTTGATGGATAAGCTCAACAGCTTCTATCAGCATTCACTGAATAGCCCCGGCGCGCGATCAGCCCGGCAATATTTGAACCAACGCGGGCTCAGTGAAGAGATCATTCAACGTTTCGCTATCGGCTTCGCCCCAAATGGGTGGAATAATGTCCTGACAACATTTGCCCACAATGAGGAAGAGCAGCAACAGTTAGACGATGCCGGTATGCTGGTCACGAATGATCAAGGCCAGACTTATGACCGTTTCCGTGGGCGGGTGATGTTCCCTATCCGCGATCGTCGTGGTCGCGTGATTGCCTTCGGCGGCAGAGTGCTGGGCGATGCACTGCCCAAGTACCTGAACTCGCCGGAAACAGATATTTTCCATAAGGGCCGCCAGCTATATGGCCTTTATGAAGCCCAACAAAACCATAAATCGTTGACAAGGCTATTGGTGGTTGAAGGTTATATGGATGTGGTTGCGCTGGCCCAATTTGGCATTGACTATGCCGTGGCTTCGCTGGGCACATCCACAACGGCCGAACATGTTCAATTGCTTTTCAGGACAACCGATAATGTTATCTGTTGTTACGACGGCGACCGTGCGGGTCGTGATGCTGCATGGCGGACATTGGAGACCGCGCTGCCTTATCTGAATGATGGCCGGCAATTACGTTTTATGTTCTTGCCGGATGGCGAAGATCCTGATTCACTGGTTCGCAAAGAAGGGCGGGAAGCATTCGAGCAGCGGATGGAAAAGGCATTAACCTTATCTGCATTTTTGTTCGAGTCACTATTGCCACAGGTTGATTTAAGTAACCCGGAAGGAACGACTAAGCTCAGTTCGCTGGCCATGCCGCTAATCAGTAAAATCCCAGGGGAAACACTGCGACTTTACCTGCTGCAAGAGCTTGGAAACTTGTTAGGTACGCCTGATACGACACAATTGGAACGATTTCTGGCAAAACTTGTCAAAAAAGATACCAATACTTATCAGGCGCTAAAACTGAAACCAACAACAATGCGCATATTGATCGCATTGCTGGTGCAGAACCCGCATTTAGCGACACTAGTTCCCCCATTACAGGGAATGTTTTCTACCCAGATAGCAGGATTGCCATTATTCATAGAGCTTGTCGACACGTGCCTTGCTCAACCGGGTCTAACCACAGGGCAACTGTTGGAGCAATACCGCGATAATAAATATGCGAAACAGCTTGAAAAACTCGCTGCCTGGAACGATATACAGATAGAAGAGATTGCTGAAAAAACTTTTGGCGATGCACTTAACCATCTTTTCGCGTCAGCACTTGATGAACGTTTTAATTTTCTGATGGCCAAAGAGAGAACGGAAGGCCTGACACCAGAAGAACGTAAAGAAGTCTGGCTGATTTCTGAATCCAGCGCGAGGAAATAA
- a CDS encoding GNAT family N-acetyltransferase produces the protein MKKSPLSAAVYAHHQIEDHFFSSISQMSWHISQSVRAYVTGVETQSLNFLLVTDIDEQTAEDLQTGIRLLDEKTYVPFSIVTVEPNSQILAVIQQAGFTFDADSITTAMQLDLVNWQMNAVPALKYEIRRVDHGLDHWAIPIESAFETGDAISGQYQKCHQAALDAGKNLQHYALYVDSQPVCALTLSRLDNIVRLDEISTVVEKQRRGYAAALINDVLNEAKQQGATACYLDASSEGDGLYRRIGFEPLFEYQSFIRQ, from the coding sequence ATGAAAAAATCCCCTTTATCAGCCGCTGTTTATGCCCATCACCAAATAGAGGATCACTTTTTCTCATCGATTAGCCAAATGTCTTGGCATATCAGTCAAAGTGTTCGGGCTTATGTAACAGGCGTTGAAACGCAATCATTGAACTTTTTATTGGTGACTGATATTGATGAGCAAACAGCAGAGGATCTACAAACAGGAATTCGATTGCTGGATGAGAAAACCTATGTCCCTTTTTCGATTGTCACCGTAGAACCCAATAGCCAAATTTTGGCGGTGATCCAGCAGGCTGGGTTTACGTTTGATGCTGATAGCATCACTACGGCTATGCAGCTTGATTTGGTGAATTGGCAAATGAACGCGGTACCCGCCCTGAAATACGAAATTCGACGTGTTGACCACGGCTTAGATCATTGGGCAATCCCGATAGAAAGTGCATTTGAGACCGGTGATGCTATTTCCGGGCAATACCAAAAATGTCATCAGGCGGCTTTGGATGCAGGAAAAAATCTGCAACATTATGCTTTGTATGTCGATAGCCAGCCAGTCTGTGCTTTAACCTTATCAAGATTAGATAATATTGTTCGCCTTGATGAGATCAGTACGGTGGTGGAAAAACAGAGAAGGGGATATGCGGCGGCTTTGATCAATGATGTGTTGAATGAAGCCAAGCAGCAGGGTGCAACGGCGTGCTATTTGGATGCTTCCAGCGAGGGTGATGGATTGTATCGGCGCATTGGGTTTGAACCATTGTTTGAATATCAATCATTTATCCGCCAATAA